Proteins encoded in a region of the Oncorhynchus clarkii lewisi isolate Uvic-CL-2024 chromosome 18, UVic_Ocla_1.0, whole genome shotgun sequence genome:
- the LOC139372826 gene encoding cullin-4A-like, which yields MAEDIRQDKKANFSALTEHNNNGVTKISGLASNKTGASKKLVIKNFKDRPKLADNYTEDTWLKLRDAVGAIQNSTSIKYNLEELYQAVENLCSYKVSPTLYKQLRQVCEDHVQAQIHQFREESLDSLSFLKRMNRCWQDHCRQTIMIRSIFLFLDRTYVLQNSLLPSIWDTGLELFRNHIVSDGAVQKRTVDGILEQIERERNGETVDRSLLRSLLGMLSDLQVYKESFEERFLMETDRLYAAEGQRLMQERDVPEYLHHVARRLEEENDRVISYLDQSTQKPLISNVEKQLLGEHMTAILQKGLSILLDGNRVMELALLYQLFSKVKGGLPTLLQHWRDYIKSFGGEIVGTPEKDKDMVQDLLDFKDKMDNVAQGCFNRNESFINAMKEAFEAFINNRPNKPAELIAKYVDCKLRAGNKEATEEEMERILDKIMIIFRFIHGKDVFEAFYKKDLAKRLLVGKSASVDAEKSMLSKLKHECGAAFTSKLEGMFKDMELSKDVMIQFKQYTQNQSEPSQLELTVNILTMGYWPSYTPMEVHLPPEMVKLQEVFKLFYLGKHSGRKLQWQPTLGHAVLKTEFKEGKKELQVSLFQTLVLLMFNEGEEFSVEEIKSATGIEEGELRRTLQSLACGKARVLNKSPRGKDIEDGDRFNFNNDFRHKLFRIKINQIQMKETVEEQVSTTERVFQDRQYQIDAAVVRIMKMRKTLGHNLLVSELYNQLKFPVKPGDLKKRIESLIDRDYMERDKESPNQYHYVA from the exons ATGGCAGAAGACATACGACAGGACAAGAAAGCCAACTTCTCTGCTCTGACGGAGCACAACAACAACGGAGTGACAAAGATTTCTGGCCTGGCCTCCAACAAAACTGGCGCCTCCAAGAAATTAGTCATTAAAAATTTCAAAG ACAGGCCAAAGCTAGCGGACAACTACACTGAGGACACCTGGCTGAAGCTGAGGGATGCAGTAGGAGCCATCCAGAACAGCACCTCCATCAAGTACAACCTAGAGGAACTCTACCAG GCGGTGGAGAACCTGTGTTCCTATAAAGTCTCCCCCACACTGTACAAGCAGCTCCGTCAGGTCTGTGAGGACCATGTCCAGGCCCAGATACATCAGTTCAGAGAA GAGTCCCTGGACAGCCTGTCTTTCCTGAAGAGGATGAACCGATGTTGGCAGGACCACTGCAGACAGACG ATCATGATCCGGAGTATCTTTCTGTTCCTGGATCGTACCTACGTGCTCCAGAACTCCCTGCTCCCCTCCATCTG ggataccGGGCTGGAACTCTTCCGGAACCACATCGTGAGCGACGGGGCTGTCCAGAAGCGCACGGTCGACGGGATCCTGGAACAGATCGAACGCGAACGCAACGGAGAGACGGTGGACCGCAGCCTTCTCCGCAGCCTACTGGGCATGCTCTCAGACCTGCAG gtgTACAAAGAGTCGTTTGAGGAGCGTTTTTTGATGGAGACTGACAGACTGTACGCTGCAGAGGGACAGAGGCTGATGCAGGAACGAGAC gtgccGGAGTACCTGCATCATGTGGCTCGTCGGTTGGAAGAAGAGAACGATCGTGTCATCAGCTACCTCGACCAGAGCACTCA GAAGCCACTTATCTCTAATGTAGAGAAGCAGCTGCTTGGAGAACACATGACGGCCATCTTACAGAAAG GTCTCAGTATTCTGTTAGACGGTAACCGGGTGATGGAGCTGGCTCTGCTCTaccagctcttcagtaaggtgaAGGGAGGACTCCCCACTCTGCTGCAACACTGGAGAGACTACATCAAG AGTTTTGGTGGTGAGATTGTGGGCACCCCAGAGAAGGATAAGGACATGGTTCAAGACCTGTTGGACTTTAAGGATAAGATGGACAACGTGGCCCAGGGCTGTTTCAACAGAAACGAGAGCTTCATCAACGCTATGAAGGAGGCCTTTGAAGCTTTCATCAACAACAGACCCAACAAACCTGCTGAACTCATCG CGAAGTACGTGGACTGTAAATTGAGGGCGGGCAACAAGGAAGCTAccgaggaggagatggagagaattcTAGACAAGATCATGATCATCTTCCGCTTCATCCACGGGAAGGATGTGTTCGAGGCCTTTTATAAGAAGGACCTGGCCAAACGGCTGCTGGTGGGGAAGAGTGCCTCCGTGGACGCTGAGAAGTCCATGCTGTCCAAACTCAAACACG AGTGTGGAGCGGCCTTCACCAGTAAGCTGGAGGGGATGTTTAAGGACATGGAGCTCTCCAAAGACGTTATGATCCAGTTCAAGCAG TACACCCAGAACCAGAGTGAGCCCAGCCAGCTGGAGCTGACGGTCAACATCCTCACCATGGGCTACTGGCCCTCCTACACTCCTATGGAGGTCCACCTGCCCCCTgag ATGGTGAAGCTCCAGGAGGTATTCAAGCTGTTCTATCTGGGGAAACACAGTGGCAGGAAGCTCCAGTGGCAGCCCACCCTGGGCCACGCTGTTCTGAAGACTGAGTTTAAAGAG GGTAAGAAGGAGCTGCAGgtgtctctgttccagacgttggTGCTATTGATGTTCAACGAGGGGGAGGAGTTCAGTGTGGAGGAGATCAAATCAGCCACTGGCATAG AGGAGGGTGAGTTGAGGCGTACCCTGCAGTCTCTGGCCTGTGGGAAGGCGCGCGTCCTCAATAAGAGTCCCCGGGGGAAGGACATAGAAGACGGAGACCGCTTCAACTTCAACAACGACTTCAGACACAAACTGTTCCGCATCAAGATCAACCAGATTCAGATGAAGGAAACG gtagAGGAGCAGGTGAGCAccacagagcgtgtgtttcaggACAGACAGTACCAGATCGACGCGGCCGTTGTCCGCATCATGAAGATGAGGAAAACCCTGGGCCACAACCTGTTGGTGTCAGAACTATACAACCAGCTCAAGTTCCCCGTCAAG CCTGGAGACCTGAAGAAGCGGATTGAGTCGCTGATTGACAGAgactacatggagagagacaaggagagtccCAACCAGTACCACTATGTGGCCTGA
- the LOC139372825 gene encoding transforming growth factor-beta receptor-associated protein 1 homolog, giving the protein MSVKAFELVPAVERELLMGDKARINIECIECCGKHLYVGTNDCFIHHFLLEEHATTKGMLSYTVQKLLFKYLGLKKPVEALKAASALERIIVLCDATVSVIDMITLEPVPSGGAKIKGVAAFCVNENPVNGDPFCVEIGVLSARRRTVQIYMVYEDRVQLVKEVNTPEQPCAVSLDGYFLCLALSTQYMILNYSTGAAQDLFPYDSEERKPIVKRIGREEFLLAAPGGLGMFANAEGISQRAPVNWSESVMGAAVCFPYVVALDEGFVTIHSMLDQQLKQTLSFRDGHILQDFEGKVVLASTKAVYVLVPLPLERQIQELLAGHRVEEALSLTEGARRNIPKDKFQILHKRILQQAGFIQFGQLQFLDAKEHFRTGQLDVRELISLYPLLLPASSSFARCHPPLHGFADLNHLAQGDQDKVQRCKRFLITYLGEVRSTEGANGCREDVDTALLKLYAEQDHESLLDLLASPNACLLADSAPWLEKHHKYFALGLLYHYNGQDSAALQLWVRIVNGDLQDSTRSDLYEYIVDFLGFCSNPDLVWKYADWALQRDQTIGVQIFTRRPVGQDQVKEQKDQVNPDDVITYLGKHSQALLLYLEHLVLGRRIQKEKLHTHLAVQYTDRVLSLLSQSPPVDQQVSVARDKLQLLLRESSLYRVQLLLGKIQECDQLFLERATLHGKLEEHDKALHILVHQLKDFPAAEAYCVWGSASRDPAYQQSLFHLLLGVYLDRDLPSSTVTGDLEMAAVDLLNRHGEVFDAVRVLDLLPEGWSLQLLRPFLGRALRGSMHACRTSQVALGLARSENLQLQHDRLKQRRSPVLVSQKKGCVLCHNTFSEPDCVCLPGGVPVHTHCAAQRVVRDSPTRRQLANSNNHT; this is encoded by the exons ATGAGTGTGAAGGCATTTGAGCTGGTCCCTGCCGTGGAGCGGGAGCTCCTGATGGGAGACAAGGCCCGCATCAACATTGAGTGCATCGAGTGCTGCGGCAAGCACCTGTACGTGGGCACCAACGACTGCTTCATACATCACTTCCTGCTAGAGGAGCATGCCACGACCAAGGGGATGCTATCCTACACCGTCCAGAAGCTGCTGTTCAAGTACCTGGGCCTGAAAAAGCCAGTGGAGGCCCTGAAGGCCGCGTCAGCGTTAGAACGCATCATTGTGCTCTGTGATGCTACAGTTAGTGTTATTGACATGATCACCTTAGAACCCGTGCCTTCGGGCGGGGCCAAGATTAAGGGCGTGGCTGCGTTCTGCGTCAACGAGAACCCGGTGAACGGGGACCCGTTCTGCGTGGAGATCGGGGTGCTTTCGGCCCGGCGGCGCACCGTACAGATATACATGGTTTACGAGGACAGGGTGCAGCTGGTGAAAGAGGTCAACACGCCGGAGCAGCCGTGTGCGGTCAGTCTGGACGGTTACTTCCTGTGCCTGGCCCTCTCCACGCAGTACATGATCCTTAACTACAGCACAGGGGCCGCGCAGGACCTGTTCCCCTATGACAGCGAGGAGAGGAAGCCCATAGTCAAGAGGATCGGCAGGGAGGAGTTCCTCTTGGCTGCCCCTGGTGGCCTGG gtatgTTTGCCAATGCAGAGGGTATATCCCAGCGTGCCCCAGTGAACTGGTCAGAGAGTGTGATGGGAGCGGCTGTGTGTTTTCCCTATGTGGTGGCGCTAGACGAGGGCTTCGTCACCATCCACAGTATGCTGGACCAGCAGCTCAAACAGACCCTCTCCTTCAGAGACGGACACATCCTACAGGACTTTGAAG GTAAGGTGGTTCTGGCCTCCACTAAGGCTGTGTACGTGCTGGTGCCCCTACCCCTGGAGAGACAGATTCAGGAGCTGCTAGCTGGACACAGAGTGGAGGAGGCCCTGTCTCTGACTGAGGGAGCCAGGAGGAACATTCCCAAAGACAAGTTCCAG ATATTGCACAAAAGAATCCTCCAGCAAGCAGGATTCATACAGTTTGGACAGCTTCAGTTTCTCGACGCGAAAGAACATTTCAGGACAGGTCAGTTGGACGTCCGGGAGTTgatctccctctaccctctcctcctcccggCCTCCTCCTCCTTCGCCCGCTGCCACCCGCCGCTCCACGGGTTCGCCGACCTCAACCACCTGGCGCAGGGGGACCAGGACAAGGTCCAGAGGTGCAAGAG gTTCCTCATCACGTACCTGGGTGAGGTGCGAAGCACGGAGGGGGCTAACGGCTGCCGGGAGGACGTGGACACGGCTCTGTTGAAGCTGTACGCTGAGCAGGACCACGAGAGTCTTCTGGACCTGCTGGCCTCCCCCAACGCCTGTTTACTGGCAGACAGCGCCCCCTGGCTAGAGAAACACCACAA GTATTTTGCACTAGGCCTCCTCTACCATTATAACGGCCAGGATTCAGCTGCTCTACAG TTGTGGGTGCGGATAGTGAATGGGGACCTTCAGGACTCGACCAGGTCTGACCTGTATGAGTACATTGTGGACTTCCTGGGTTTCTGTTCCAACCCGGACCTGGTGTGGAAATATGCGGACTGGGCCCTGCAGAGAGACCAGACG ATAGGGGTGCAGATCTTCACCAGGAGGCCGGTGGGTCAGGACCAGGTTAAGGAGCAGAAGGACCAGGTGAACCCAGACGACGTCATCACGTACCTGGGGAAACACAGCCAGGCTCTGCTGCTCTACCTGGAACACCTGGTGCTGGGCCGACGGATACAG aaaGAGAAGCTCCACACCCACCTGGCAGTGCAGTACACAGACAgagtcctgtctctcctgtctcagtccccCCCAGTGGACCAACAGGTGTCAGTAGCCCGGGACAAACTCCAGCTCCTCCTCAGGGAGTCCAGCCTGTACCGCGTCCAACTACTACTGG gtAAGATCCAGGAATGTGACCAGTTGTTTCTGGAGAGAGCCACGCTCCACGGGAAACTAGAGGAGCACGATAAGGCGTTACACATCCTGGTGCACCAGCTCAAAGACTTCCCCGCTGCTGAGGCCTACTGCGTGTGGGGTTCCGCCTCCCGGGACCCGGCCTACCAGCAGagcctcttccacctcctcctggGGGTCTATCTGGACCGGGACCTTCCCAGTAGTACGGTCACCGGGGATCTGGAGATGGCAGCGGTGGACCTGTTAAACCGGCACGGGGAGGTGTTCGACGCTGTGCGCGTGCTGGACCTGCTTCCTGAAGGCTGGTCCCTGCAGCTGCTTCGCCCGTTCCTCGGACGCGCCCTGCGGGGGAGTATGCACGCCTGCCGCACCTCCCAGGTTGCATTGGGGCTGGCGAGGTCAGAGAACCTACAGCTGCAGCACGACAGG TTGAAGCAGAGGAGGAGCCCAGTCCTGGTATCACAGAAGAAGGGGTGTGTTCTGTGTCACAACACCTTCAGCGAGCCGGACTGTGTGTGTCTTCCAGGAGGCGTGcccgtacacacacactgtgccgcCCAGAGGGTGGTACGAGACTCGCCCACCAGGAGACAACTAGCCAATAGCAACAACCACACATGA